The DNA window GAAACTGATTTAGCCTTTCTATCTAGAAAATATTTCATACCCCCTCTGTCCATGATGGCAGATTCATCCAAATTGTTCAATCGTTTCTTCTATTCTGATGTGAATAAATCTTGCCTAATTCACATAACAGAAATATTGTTTCAAGTTAGCCTAACAATTGACACAGGATCAATCAATTTGTCCATAGAGACAACAATATACTCCAAAAGGCAAAATTCTGACAACACAAAACTCAGGATCCAACAATCACCTGATCGAGCACGCGTTCGTTGCTCCCCTCAACCTGCCGAGCAAGCCCCTCCAGCTTCCTTAGCATCCCACTGTACATCTCCTCCATTTCGGAGGTCAGCACAGAGGCCGAGGTCACCATTGCCCCTACCCTCTCCAGCCCGAACCCTTCTACCATCCCATCAAGCGCCTTCTGCTCACCAATGCTGTAACCCTGCTTTACAGGCTGCTCCGGcagcgacggcaacggcgactcCGGCGCGAAGGCGTGGTACTGCTCCCTGAATCCGGGCCCAGCGTTGACGACGCTGAGGGAGGCCGGCACAAGGCGGGAGTCAACGAGGAGGAACGCACGGTAGTCGAACGAGTGAACGGAGAggccagcggcggaggaggatggtgccacgaggaggaagacgagcggGTGGGCGAGCACCAGGGTCTTCGAGAGGGAGCGCGCGAGGGCGGCCTCGCGCATGGAGGGgcgcagcggcgagcggcggcgggaggaggagaagaagccgatggcggcggaggggtcGGGGGAGTAGGACGACCTGGTGAAGCGGCCGAGCGGATCGGCGAGGGAGGAAGGCTGCGCGACCGAGGCGTGCCCCGCGAcggagatggagagggaggggcccGAGGAGGCGCGGgcctggtcgtcgtcgtcgtcgtcgtagaagGAGGGGGGAGCCGCGGCTGCGCGGCTAGCCACGCCGAAGAGGAGCCCGTCGGAGTCGCCGTCGGCCGAGCCGCAGCAGGCGAGCAGCGccgcgagggcggcgccggagacggagagcttcgcggcgtcggcggcggcggcgggggccatCGCCGTGAGATGGGATTTTCTGGGGGAAGCTTTCTGTTCCGGAGTTCGGCGAGGCTTTTCCGAGACGTGACGGGCGAGACGAAGGTACAGCGCCTTCCAGACTTCCACGGATGAGTGATGGCACACGTGGGCTACTAGGCTGGGCCGTATTGAATTCTTTGTTTTTCATTTGtattaagtctattttacctccctcaacTCTTGCCCTTGATTGAATCGCctccctcaaccgcaataccagatataaccGCCAAATCGAGCCCCTCGGCGGTTTGGCTGGTGGTTTGGTCATATGTGGCATCCACGTGGCATGTTGACTATGGGCCAACGTTATAGAGCACGTTGTTGCCTGCCAGAGTAGCTTGTCTCGCAGTGGTGGTGAGCGAGTGAAAGGGGAAGATGACGTGAGGCTGTGGTTGTGGCTCAGAGCGGATTAGGGGAAAGCGGACGCTGCGTGAGGGACGGACACACCTATAGTGGAGGTGTGTCGCTCCCGTGACCGGTTGATTGTGCCACCAGAACCATCGTTTAATCCCcatgcctcctcctccgccgtcgacgCCTACATCATCCTCTTGCCGTTGCCATCAGGAAAAAGGGAGATAATTAGGGATAGGGAAAAGAAGAGGATGTGTTAATGATATGTGGGgtccatcatttttttattactccctccgtttcaggttaatGGTCAAAGTGGAAATGACTGGTAAATGAGAATGAGTGGCTTTATGAACCTCTTTGTAAGCACTTTTGGTAGTGCAATCTCCTGATGGAGTATGCTTCCAGCAAAGTTTGTCTGGGTCTTCATTTGGAACAAGCTGAACATTCTGAATGGCTTGGATTGCTTCTTGGTCAAAAATTTGTTGCAGCTTTTGTGTCCCATTTTTTGTTCTCATCCCATAATTCTGCAACCTTAGAGGGCAAGTGCATATTAATAGCCCGAGAGTTTAAATGATTATCAATGTTTTCCCAGATTGAACATCAAGGTTGATTCCAGATGAATACCTGACCTTGAGAGAGTTGCCAAATAGTTGAAGAATTTAGAAATTTTCTAACTTTAAGGATAGAGGACCAGAAGGCAGATTTGGAAATGTTTTCATTAGCTTTCCAGAAAGAggtattattcaaatattttgcTTTGATAATAGTAGAAACTAGATCATTTGGATTACTAACAATTCTCCAAGTTGATTGAATAAGAAGACTTTGATTAACATTGAGCAAATCTCGTATACCTAGTCCTCCTTGGTCTGTAGGTTTGCATATACCCTCCCACGATCGCCAACAAACTCATTTTTTACTGTCCTCAGTTTGAACTCCTGTCCACTAAAATTTCCTCATAATAGTTGTTAGTTTATTAAGCAAGCATTTAGAATTAGAATAGTGGACATATATAATAAACATGGATGGAAGCAAAAGTGGACTTAATAAGAGAGTGCATGAGAaagtttgtttgctttgatCATTGTCAACTTTGCTATAAATttattagggggtgtttagattcatgggggtaaagttttagcgtgtcacgttgaatatacggacacacatttaaagtattaaacgtagactaataacaaaacaaattacagattcgtagtactaaaatatatcatatctctccaaaataacttatattatgggacggatggagtagtaaatACAAGCACCAACATGGCCATGTTAAATATAAGATTTAAATTCGGATAAGCTAATTCCACCACATAAAACTTTACTAGTCGAGCTACGCTCACTTCAATTTGCCTCTAGTTTTATTCTTGGTCTTTtatcaaaaagagaaaaaaaaaagttattattGTTGGTATTTTAATTGTTGTCTTCTGCGGTGTGAGAAACTAAATGGGCCATAGAAACCGAAATATGGGCCAATACATGTCAAGCCCATTTCTCATGGGCCGCCACAACCATCATCTCACTCCCTCTCTCGATTATCCGTTGCCACACGCTCGCAAgcagaggcggccggcgacggcgcgatgCCGCCGAGACGAGGGTCGCAGGCGGCAAGAACAACCGGCTGGCGGCGGGAGCCGGGCGGGCGATGCGAGCaaccggtgcggcggcggtccGACGGCCGGGGAGGGAGTGGAAGTTTGGAACCACTCGAGGTAAACCTTCCGAATCGGTAGAAACCCCCCAACTCTGAATTTGCTAGGCTTTTATTTTGGggatgttcactttgatgccaaaaaaaaccttactaaattttggcattaccaaaattttagggcctgttcactttgatgccatttttaaccttaccaaattttggtaaagttgtcaaaaaaaaaagtggctacatttagtttgctgccaaattttggtaactacataagaaatcctgctaaaattttgttgccaaaatataccaaaattttgacaatggtaaggttttttttggcaacaaagtgaacaggccttggtatagttgccaaaattttggcaatggtaggatttcttatatagttgctaaattttgacagtaaactaaatgtagccatatttttagcaactttattaaaatttggtaaggttgaaaatggcatcaaagtaaacaggccATTTATCTTTCCTGTGAATAATCGTATATAATCTTAGGAACCGAATAAACCCAACCAATATAATCGATATAAAAACCATCATGAACTGAGGACATAAATCTCGCACCCCCAATAAAAAAGCTATCGATCAACAGATCAACTGATACAACATTTCAGCCATCTGATAACCTGAGCTAACTAGGCTACACagtattctgaatttctgacaCAATTCTTGCGTTAAAACGGATAAAGTGGCCTAACAAAGTAACAATGTACCAAAACAACTCATTTAAAAGTTCCGACATTGGAGAAAATCCACGAAGGCGCCATCCATGTTTTCATCTGCATCACAGAAGCCTGAAACTCTATCCCTGTTCTATTAGAAAATCATGCTGATGAATACAATACTAGTAATAGGTGAAATGAAAAAGATTGAAATACCCAAAATCAGTGCCCTCACATGTCAGAATgcaaagttgatttttttacacTGGAAGCATGTCTTCCCATTCTAATTGTCGTATCTGATACAAACAACAAGGAATTTCAACATTGAATACGAAAAACGTTTAAGAAATAAAACAAGACAGACATGATCGAATCTCAGTGCGGAACCATTTGGCACTCGAACATGTTCAGTTTATCTGCATTGTTGCTTGAAGTGATAAGTCAAATCTCAGGATAGAACCATTTCGCACTCGAACATGTTCAGTTTATCTATATCGTTGCTAGTAGAGTAGAAGCGAATGAATTGAACCTCCGAATGAACCGTTTTGCACTTGAACAGTTTCtgtattgttttgttttttgacCGATTTATCTGATACTACAGAAACAAAACTTGGCTCATCGTCCATCCAATATTTATAAAACTACTGTACATTTGGCAACCCAATACCCAAGATTTAAAACTATTGTACATTAGGCCACAGCCATAAATAGTTCAGGAAACAAATCTTGGTTCATCTAAATTTATATGATAAATCTTAAGAGTAAATCTTGgttcatctaaaattatatgAGAAAACTTAAGAGTGCAAATGTTGTTGGTTAGACACTCCCCCTTCAGGTTCTCTCATTTGCATGTTGAATCTGATGTActcattttctctcttttgcttGTTGATTCTGATGTACTCTCTCTTTTGCTTGTTGATTCTGATGTACTCTCTCTTTTGCTTGTTGATTCTGATGTATTCCACCAAGTGTTCGGTTTGGGCCCAGGAGAAATTATTCCTATCTGCAGCTGCAAATTTTCCATTCAATGTGGCCATAGCTGGCTGGTTGCAGCAGATTGGGCACCAACTTTATAACTGCCAATAACAAACAATATAGCTTGACAAACAAATAATAACACATCCTGTATGTGAAAATTTCAATCTTGGACCAAAATATATGTTGTACTACAAATAATAAACATTAAACAGGTCTGATAAATCAGAGAGAAAGCTTTGTCCATCTAAAATTAAATGGAACTAATGTACATTGGACCACAGCCATAAATAGTTAAGGAAACAAATCTTGgttcatctaaaattatatgGAAACAGCAttgtccgattgagatgatgtTTGCACTCTTCTTCTAACATGGCACCGGCTGCAAGGTTCCAGAACAGTCAAATTAACTGTAGATGGAACTTTATCCTCAATGTATGTTCTGATAGCCGCGAGCCCCCTTGGAGCTTCCGTGAGAACACCATCTATCATGGGAAAACACCGCCTATACTTATCTTGATCACACCTAGGACCATAAATGGTATCCAATGTAAGACACTCAAGTGACACCGCATTATTGAGGATATAACATGTTAGTTCCACCAAGCTCTTCGCAGAGCTGAAACCAGTGATCTTCACACTCTTGAGGTGGCCATGGTGGTGTTCAGGTATGTGTCTCAGTTGTGAATCCGTGAAAATCGATTCATTCACCATACGTAGAGTCACCTGACCATGAAAAGGATGATATGCTTGAATTAGACCCAGAGTGATAAAAAAAGCTTTGGAGgatgaaatgaatgaatgaacaACACTAGTGCCTTACATTTAATATCAAAGTCTCCAAGGAAGGAGATGCATTGATAAAAGAAACCAGAGAGAAATAGTCATATGGCCGGGAAATGGTCGATCCTGTTATCATACGAATGGTCAGGTGCTTAAGGTAGATGAATTTGGTAGGTAGCATTGGTGCATCAACCACCTGCACAACAAATATGGCATGTATCAGATTTATTATACACCAGGTATTATTAATGTAATCCGTATATAACATTCCCTAATGTAATCCATATATATGGTTATACTAATGTAATCTGTATATATCGCTGTACTAAAGTAATCCGTATATATCGCTATACTACAACACCTCATCTTTTAGAGAATATATACCTCATTCACTGATTCAATGACAAGAGTTTCAAGATTTGGCATAATGGATGGCAGATTGGCACGAGCATCATGGATTGCACATCCCATGTCTAGTTTCTTCATTTGCAGCGTTTCCACAACTGAGAAGTTAACCCTGAATCCTCTATGGAAAAAACTAGAGAGATTTGGAGCTTTGCTCTCTATCACTTTCAAGCTTGAGCATTCAAAAACACTAAGTCTGCTGAGCTGCTGTAGGGCGAAAGGTATCTTCAGGCAAGTTATCTTCGTGCATTGAGTGAGCTCTAAATGCTCCAAAGCAAGAGAGTTGGAAAGAAGGCACTCTAACTCAGCCCATGTAGCTCACTAACCACAGAGACAGACTTGTTAGGCTTCTCAAGGGGGCAAGTTCAGGTGTGGGATGGAGGGCACAAAATCGAAGTTTAATGTACCGAAGTGAGTCTCGAACCCCATCAGACAAAAGTGAGCATGGGAAGTTGTATTGTTTGTTTGTCAAACAAAAAAAGGGTGAGTTCTTCGATCCCTGGTTTAAGAGCAATCTGAAGCCAACTGTCAAGATAACTAGTGCCATCGAACCCACACATGCCACTGTAGTCAAGCTTGAACGTTTTCAAGCTAATGCCTGAGTGGTTCCTGAGAATGCACCCAATTTTTCCGTGGAAATTCTCGCCAAACGCATTTCTCTTCAAGCCAATCGTGTCTTTATTAAAGATAAGATTGGGATGACACCTCCAAGAACGTAGAAAAGCACGAGATACGCAAGCAGCACGAGCAGCTTCACGCATTGACATAAAGGAATGTATACGAGACAATATGTCCTGCATTACACAAACATCAGATAAAAGATCAACATTGATATTGCAAATCCATATGATTACTTCAattggagaaagaaaaaacagaagaatCACACAGAGTAATGTTCTGCCCCAGGTAGCTCTCCACATGAATGCACAGGGTGAATTGCGTTACATAGGTTAGATAGTGCAGAGGAACATAACCGTGCTAGGGAAACTCAGTACTGCATAGAGAGGTTTTCCTAACAGTGTTATTTTAGTGGTTTTCTAAATGAAAAAAGAGACAGTTGCTAACAGCTAGCACCAATTAACAActacatgatatatttttaCTTGCATTAGTAGTTGACCATAATGTTTCCTTGTTATTGCAAGTAGCACCCAATTATTGTAAGTTATCAACATGGTACTAAAGCATCCCACTTATGCATCAAATTCTGGAGAGATGTTAGCAACCTTTGCAGAGAGAACAGTCACTAATAGTACTGATAATGTAGGACTGTGATCAAATCGCAGCACTAAAATAATCTTTGCTGTTTATAAATGATGCTCCCTCCATTTAGTTTCAAATTGTACTAACCAATGCCATATAAAacaaatggagggagtaatatacaGCCAGCCTATGGGTGAGACGTGGTGATATTATGCTTGCAATCTAAGCCTGCATCATCAGAATTCAATGCCTCGTACCTCAGGAAGATATGGGATTGAATTTCTCATCATTTTGCCAGCTTGAGAATGACCATCGCCATCATGTTCACACGGTGATATCTTTCTTTTACCCGTTGAGGCAATAAACCCAGCTGCTGCGACACGAAAGGGATTGTTATGGTAGCAGAGACATGAATCGAAGAAAAGCAAGAAAAAGGCACTTCAATCCCCTGAGATCTCACAAAAAAAGGAGCTCAAACGAAGAATGTGGAAAGGCAATAATCTGAGCTGTTCACCAAAGTGAAAAATTTGAAGCCAAACAAATGAAAAATGGGTATCCGGCTCACATCAAACCAGATGAGCCAGTTATTAGTTAGGCAATAAAAAGAGCAGCTTTTTATGAGCTGACAATGACAAACACATCTACCGAGCCAAACGTGACAGAAAAAGAGATGGGCGAAAGAGTTGTTCCTGTTCAGAGAGGAAGGAAGCTTACAGCGGGCTCGGATTTGCGGCCGGcgatgccgacgccgccgccggccgcgccgctgGGACATGAGCCGGTCCGGCGCCAACATCCCCAAAGACGAGCTCACGAAGATACCCCCTTCCTCCCTCGGATCTGACCGAGAAATCACTTCCGTTTCCCCCTCCTTCagatctctcctcttctcctctcctgccTATTTGCGGTTCGGTTTTGAACTCAAATTcgcaccggcgacggcgacggcgccggcgaacgGCGGGCGGAGCTATCTACTCGCCTACAGAACGACAAAAGTAACCAAACCCTATTCGGTGTGGGGACTGGGGAGTggtttgatctttttttttttttttggcttttggaGATGATCTCTTGCTCCGGTCTTATTGGATTGCGGAATAAGTCAATTCTGACTCCCTCCTGGGCTTGTTGAATCGCATCCCCAACTGTAAAACCAACCAGGTATAAGTCTCCCCCAACTTTAAAAATCGGTGCAAATTGATTCATTTGTGGGCCTGCCACTAGAGAGGGTATTGGTTAGcccatatttatacccaaattTACCCATCCCCACTACAATTCGTGCCTCTGAGCGTGCACCCGGCTCATGTTGTCTGTCGTCCGTCCACGAGGTGT is part of the Oryza glaberrima chromosome 4, OglaRS2, whole genome shotgun sequence genome and encodes:
- the LOC127770465 gene encoding uncharacterized protein LOC127770465 encodes the protein MAPAAAADAAKLSVSGAALAALLACCGSADGDSDGLLFGVASRAAAAPPSFYDDDDDDQARASSGPSLSISVAGHASVAQPSSLADPLGRFTRSSYSPDPSAAIGFFSSSRRRSPLRPSMREAALARSLSKTLVLAHPLVFLLVAPSSSAAGLSVHSFDYRAFLLVDSRLVPASLSVVNAGPGFREQYHAFAPESPLPSLPEQPVKQGYSIGEQKALDGMVEGFGLERVGAMVTSASVLTSEMEEMYSGMLRKLEGLARQVEGSNERVLDQEKQNTLLRKKVAGLK